The segment CGCGTCGTTGGCGAGGATGCCGTCCTTGCCGAACGCCAGCATCTGGCTGACGCGGGTGTCCTTGCTCGCCGGGCTGTTGATGCCGACCGCGATCGTATGCGCGATCGTGTCGGGGTCGCCGCCCCACAGCCAGTCCCGGTCGGTCAGGTTGGGGAAGCCGGCATGGCCCTTCGCGTCCATGCCGTGGCAGGCGGCGCAATTGTCGCCGAACAGGCGGTGGCCGTCCTCACGCACGTTCGCCATCAAGGCGGGATCGGCGCGGATCTGGTCGTAGTTCGACGTCGCGATCCGCCGCGTCCAGACGGCGCGGGCATCGGCGGCCGCGCTCACCCGCTTGGCGACGATCTCCTTCTGGTCGTTGTCGAGCAGGCCGCGGCTGTAGGTCCGGCCCAGCGGCCATGCCGGCATCAGCACCCAGTAGCCGACGGAGAAGATCACCGTCACGATCAGGAAGAACCAGACCGCCTTGGGGACCGGGGTGTTGAGCTCCTTGATCCCGTTCCACTCATGGCCGGTCGTCATGTGCCCGCTATGGGGATCGCGCTCGCCTACCGCCACGGCTTGTCCTCGTCGTCGATGATGTCGCGTGCCGCCTTGTCGAACCGCTTCCGGTTCGCCGGCCAGCAAGCGTAGAGAAGCGCCGCCGCCGCCATCGCGAGCAGGTAGAAGAGCCCGAACGACTTGGCGAAACCGACCAGCGTCTGATGTGCGATGTCCATGCCCGCCTACTCCTTCGAGGCCGGCGCGGGATGCGCGGCGTCGCTGAGCTTGCCGAGGATCTGGAGATAGGCGACCAGCGCGTCCATTTCGGAGGTCGTGCGCTTGTCGCCGTCGAAGGTGCGGATCTGCGTCGCGCTGCCATAGCGCTCGACCAGGCCCGCCGTATCGTCGTCGGGCGACGCCTGCGCCACCGCGTCGGCGGACGCGTTCGCGATCATCGCGTCGCTATAGGGCACGCCGACCGCCCTCAGCGCGCGGAGGTCGTCGCCGAGATGGCGGGTCCGGAGCTCGGTCTCGCTCAGCCAGCCGTAGCGCGGCATGATCGACTGGGGCACGACGTCGCGCGGGTTGCGGAGGTGCGCGGTATGCCACTGGTCCGAATATTTCCCGCCGACGCGGGCGAGATCGGGGCCCGTCCGCTTCGATCCCCAGAGCATCGGATGGTCATATTTGGATTCGACCGCGAGCGAATAGGGGCCGTAGCGCTCCACCTCGTCCTGCAAGGTGCGGACCATCTGCGAATGGCAGGCGTAGCAACCCTCGCGGATGTAGATGTTGCGGCCGGCCAGTTCGAGCGGGGTGTAGACCCGCATCTTGGGATCGCTCTCGACCGTGTCGTCGATCGTGAAGAGCGGCGCGATCTCGATCAGCCCGCCGATGCTGGCGACGATCATGATCGCCACCGCCAGCGCGACGGACTTGCGTTCGATGCGGTAATGGGTTCCGAACATCGGCGCTTATTCCGCAGGCTGGAGGTTGGCGGGAAGGGGCGCGTCGTCCGACGGGGCCGGCGCCCCGGCCGGCCGGCGGATCGTCATCCAGATATTGTAGCAGCCGACGATCGCCCCGATCAGGAACAGCAGCCCCCCGATCGCGCGGGCGATATAATAGGGGTGCATCGCGACCATGGAGTCGAGGAACGAGTAGGTCAGCGTCCCGCTGTCGTTATAGGTGCGCCACATCAGGCCCTGGATGATGCCCGAGTTCCACATCGCGAAGACGTAGATGAGGGTCCCGGCCAGCGCGAGCCAGAAGTGGACCTCGACCAGCGCCGGCGAATGCATCCGCTCGCGCTTCCACAGCCAGGGGACGACGGCATAGATCGAGCCGAAGGTGATCAGCGCGACCCAGCCCATCGCGCCGGCATGGACGTGCCCGATCGTCCAGTCGGTATAGTGCGACAGCGCGTTGACCGAACGGATCGCCATGAACGATCCCTCGAAGGTCGAGAGCCCGTAGAAGATCGCGGCCATCATCATGAAGCGCAACGTCGCGTCGTCGCGGACCTTGTCCCACGCGCCGTTGAGCGTCAGCAGCGCGTTGGCGGCGGCGATCCACGAGGGCACCAGCAGCATGACCGAGAAGGTCATCCCCAGCGTCTGCACCCATTGCGGCAGCGCGGTGTAGTGGAGGTGGTGCGACCCCGCCCACATGTAGAAGAAGGTGATCCCCCAGAAGCCGATGATCGACATGCGGTAGGAGTAGATCGGCCGCCCGGCGCGCTTGGGCAGATAATAGTACATCATGCCCAGGAAGCCGGCGGTCAGGAAGAAGGCGACGGCGTTGTGCCCGTACCACCACTGGGTCATCGCGTCCTGGACGCCCGAGAACAGCGAATAGCTCTTGGCGCCGCCGAACGAGGCCGGCACCGCGAGGTTGTTGACGATGTGGAGGATCGCTACCACCAGGATGAACGCCAGATAATACCAGTTGGCGACGTAGATGTGCGGTTCCTTCCGCCGCGCGAGCGTGCGCAGATAGAGCAGCAGATAGGTCACCCAGACGACGACCAGCCAGATGTCGGCATACCATTCGGGCTCGGCATATTCCTTCGACTGGGTGATCCCCAGGAAATAGCCGGACACCGCCAGCAGGCAGAACAGGTTGTAGCCGACCAGCACGAACCATGGGCTGAACTGGTCCGGCAGGCGCGCGCGGGAGGTCCGCTGCATCACATGGAAGGAGGTGGCGATCAGGGCGTTGCCGCCGAAGCCGAAGATCACGCCGGTGGTATGGGCCGGGCGCAGCCGCCCGAAGCTCGACCAGGCGGCGTCGAAGGTCATGTCCGGATAGGCGAGCAGCCACGCGACCCAGTCGCCGATGAACATGCCGAACACCGCCCAGAGCATGGCGATGACGATCCCCGCCTTGCTCGGGTCGTCATAATAGCTCTCCAGCCGGCCCGGCCCCGGCTCGTCATAGCCGCGCAGCACGACGCAGAGCACGATCAGGCTGTACGCCATCACCAGGAAGCCGTGCACCTGGAAGGGATCGGCGCGGTCGGCGCCCGCCGCAGCCATGGCGGCCCCGATGCAGATCAGCACGGCCAGGATCGCCACGCCCCATCGACGCTCGTTCAAGGTGAGTCCTGAAATCACGCCCCGAGTCCCTCCCGTTGAGCAGGTGCCGCCCGCATAGCATTAAACAGGTATTTTCTATACCTCTTTTTGGCCGGCCGGAGAACCGGTCGTGCCGGAGGATGATCGAGCGAACAGGCTATCATGATGGGACCAAATGGGAAGATCAGCAGTGCCCCGTAGCCGCCGCCGTCCTCCCGCGCCTTGCGCCAGATCAAATCCCGCCGGCGGCGCGCGTTTCCGCGTTGGAGGGTGGCCAAAGCCGATATCTGTCCGTCATCCTGATCTATGGTGTTTCAAGACGCCGCAACCTCGGATAGAAGACCCCGATCCAATTCCCGGCAAATGAGGCGATCGATGGCAGACGAAATCATGTTGGAACTGACCGCGGATATTGTCGCGTCCCATCTTACCAACAACAAGGTCGCCGTCGGCGACGTCGCCGAACTCATCCGGAACGTTCATGCGACGCTGACGAGCCTGGGCCAGCCGGCCGCGGAACCCGTGGCGGAACTCAAGCCCGCGGTCCCCATCCGCTCCTCGATCAAGCCAGATTATCTGGTCAGCCTGGAATCGGGCAAGAAGATGAAGATGCTCAAGCGCTATCTTCAGACCAATTACGGCATGTCGCCCGACGACTATCGCAAGAAATGGGGCCTGGCGGCCGACTATCCGATGGTGGCCCCGAACTATGCCGAGACGCGCCGCAACCTCGCGGTGAAGAGCGGCCTCGGCCGCAAGAAGGAAGTCGCTCCGCCGCCGCCGAAGGCGCGCAAGCCGCGCAAGACCACGCCGAAGGCCTGACGCCCGTCGAGATCGCCCGTTCGTCCGGGTGGCGCGCATCCCCGCACAGGGGGCGCCGCCACCGGCGAGGCCGCTCGTCCCGCGAAGTCCCGATATCCGCTGAACATCCGAAAGATAGCCCATGTCCTATGAAACGATCCTCGTCGAGACCCAGGGGCCGGTCACGGTCATCCGGCTGAACCGCCCGCAGGCGCTGAACGCGCTCAACACGCAGGTGCTGGCCGACCTGATCGTCGCGTTCCGGGCGTTCGACGCCGATCCGGACCAGCGCTGCGCGATCCTGACCGGCAGCGAGAAGGCCTTCGCCGCCGGGGCCGACATCAAGCAGATGCAGGAGAAGGGCTATGCCGAGATGTTCGGCGAGGACTTCTTCGCCGACTGGAGCAAGGTCACCGGGACGCGCAAGCCGTGGATCGCGGCGGTGGCGGGCTTCGCGCTCGGCGGGGGCTGCGAGCTGGCGATGATGGCCGACATCATGATCGCCGCCGACAATGCCAGGTTCGGCCAGCCCGAGATCAAGCTGGGCGTCTGCCCCGGCATGGGCGGGTCGCAGCGGCTCACCCGCGCGGTCGGCAAGTCGAAGGCGATGGACATGTGCCTG is part of the Rhizorhabdus wittichii RW1 genome and harbors:
- a CDS encoding transcriptional regulator, MucR family (PFAM: ROSMUCR transcriptional regulator), which codes for MADEIMLELTADIVASHLTNNKVAVGDVAELIRNVHATLTSLGQPAAEPVAELKPAVPIRSSIKPDYLVSLESGKKMKMLKRYLQTNYGMSPDDYRKKWGLAADYPMVAPNYAETRRNLAVKSGLGRKKEVAPPPPKARKPRKTTPKA
- a CDS encoding cytochrome c oxidase, cbb3-type, subunit II (TIGRFAM: cytochrome c oxidase, cbb3-type, subunit II~PFAM: cytochrome C oxidase, mono-heme subunit/FixO); this translates as MFGTHYRIERKSVALAVAIMIVASIGGLIEIAPLFTIDDTVESDPKMRVYTPLELAGRNIYIREGCYACHSQMVRTLQDEVERYGPYSLAVESKYDHPMLWGSKRTGPDLARVGGKYSDQWHTAHLRNPRDVVPQSIMPRYGWLSETELRTRHLGDDLRALRAVGVPYSDAMIANASADAVAQASPDDDTAGLVERYGSATQIRTFDGDKRTTSEMDALVAYLQILGKLSDAAHPAPASKE
- a CDS encoding cytochrome c oxidase, cbb3-type, subunit I (TIGRFAM: cytochrome c oxidase, cbb3-type, subunit I~PFAM: cytochrome c oxidase, subunit I), translating into MISGLTLNERRWGVAILAVLICIGAAMAAAGADRADPFQVHGFLVMAYSLIVLCVVLRGYDEPGPGRLESYYDDPSKAGIVIAMLWAVFGMFIGDWVAWLLAYPDMTFDAAWSSFGRLRPAHTTGVIFGFGGNALIATSFHVMQRTSRARLPDQFSPWFVLVGYNLFCLLAVSGYFLGITQSKEYAEPEWYADIWLVVVWVTYLLLYLRTLARRKEPHIYVANWYYLAFILVVAILHIVNNLAVPASFGGAKSYSLFSGVQDAMTQWWYGHNAVAFFLTAGFLGMMYYYLPKRAGRPIYSYRMSIIGFWGITFFYMWAGSHHLHYTALPQWVQTLGMTFSVMLLVPSWIAAANALLTLNGAWDKVRDDATLRFMMMAAIFYGLSTFEGSFMAIRSVNALSHYTDWTIGHVHAGAMGWVALITFGSIYAVVPWLWKRERMHSPALVEVHFWLALAGTLIYVFAMWNSGIIQGLMWRTYNDSGTLTYSFLDSMVAMHPYYIARAIGGLLFLIGAIVGCYNIWMTIRRPAGAPAPSDDAPLPANLQPAE
- a CDS encoding Cbb3-type cytochrome oxidase component (PFAM: Cbb3-type cytochrome oxidase component) gives rise to the protein MDIAHQTLVGFAKSFGLFYLLAMAAAALLYACWPANRKRFDKAARDIIDDEDKPWR
- a CDS encoding short chain enoyl-CoA hydratase (PFAM: Enoyl-CoA hydratase/isomerase), with product MSYETILVETQGPVTVIRLNRPQALNALNTQVLADLIVAFRAFDADPDQRCAILTGSEKAFAAGADIKQMQEKGYAEMFGEDFFADWSKVTGTRKPWIAAVAGFALGGGCELAMMADIMIAADNARFGQPEIKLGVCPGMGGSQRLTRAVGKSKAMDMCLTGRMMDATEAERANLCSKVVPLADLMDEAMKMAQAIAAMPPLAAIANKEAVNAAFETGLHHGLLFERRSFNGLCATDDKAEGMAAFVEKRPGVWTGK
- a CDS encoding cytochrome c oxidase, cbb3-type, subunit III (TIGRFAM: cytochrome c oxidase, cbb3-type, subunit III~PFAM: cytochrome c, class I), encoding MAVGERDPHSGHMTTGHEWNGIKELNTPVPKAVWFFLIVTVIFSVGYWVLMPAWPLGRTYSRGLLDNDQKEIVAKRVSAAADARAVWTRRIATSNYDQIRADPALMANVREDGHRLFGDNCAACHGMDAKGHAGFPNLTDRDWLWGGDPDTIAHTIAVGINSPASKDTRVSQMLAFGKDGILANDAVLAVADYVKSLSDPAWAKGKAVSVAKGREVFAANCVACHGDQGHGNAQLGAPDLTDRTWLYGGDIDAIYASIHNGRQGEMPAWEHRLSPVDRKILTVFLLDKGGKP